In the Williamwhitmania sp. genome, one interval contains:
- a CDS encoding MerR family transcriptional regulator: protein MPYKEKKVEKLYYTIGEVASMFDVNTSLIRFWEKSFDIIKPKKNKKGNRLFTKDDIENFHLIYYLVKEQGMTLQGAQKRIKENREGTVNTFDIVKSLTEIKEMLLEVKELL from the coding sequence ATGCCCTATAAAGAAAAAAAGGTAGAGAAACTTTACTACACCATTGGTGAAGTGGCCAGTATGTTCGATGTTAACACTTCCCTTATCCGGTTTTGGGAGAAGTCATTCGACATTATTAAACCCAAAAAGAACAAAAAGGGCAATCGCCTCTTCACAAAAGATGATATTGAAAACTTCCATCTTATCTACTATCTAGTAAAGGAGCAGGGAATGACTTTGCAGGGCGCTCAAAAGCGTATTAAAGAGAACCGAGAGGGCACGGTTAACACCTTCGATATCGTAAAGTCGCTTACTGAGATTAAGGAAATGCTGCTCGAGGTAAAAGAGTTACTTTAA